A stretch of Pseudomonas sp. CCC3.1 DNA encodes these proteins:
- a CDS encoding alanine/glycine:cation symporter family protein — protein sequence MLEVINDFLSGKVLIVLMVGLGGYFTIRSRFVQFRYFLHMFAVFKDSLRSSAGQLSSFQALMLSLAGRVGAGNIAGVGIAVTLGGPGAVFWMWVTALVGMSSSLIECSLGQLYKRRDAEGQLRGGPSFYMKHGLGKSWMGKLMAVLLLVTFGFAFMGLQAHAVTHSLENAFGFNVNYTGVVIAVLLGLVFIGGIKRIASVADLLVPVKTLAYIAVTVYVIVLQFDQVPAMLGHIVKSAFGMDPVFGGLIGSAIVMGVKRGVFANEAGLGSAPNVAAVADVEHPIAQGVVQAFSVFLDTFVICTCTALLILLSGFYTPGFEGDGIALTQNSLAAVVGEWGRVFISVALALFVFTSMLYNYYLGENNLRFLVGESRKALLGYRALVLALIVWGSIENLQTVFAFADITMTLLAFVNLIALAMLFKICMRVLKDYDDQRRAGIKTPVFDSSKFPDLDLDLKAWPPLPPAKTEDTKR from the coding sequence ATGCTAGAAGTCATCAATGACTTCCTCTCAGGGAAAGTACTAATCGTGCTCATGGTTGGGCTCGGTGGCTACTTCACGATCCGCTCGCGTTTCGTTCAGTTTCGTTACTTCCTGCACATGTTTGCCGTTTTCAAAGACAGCCTGCGCAGCAGCGCTGGCCAACTCAGCTCGTTTCAGGCATTGATGCTGAGCCTGGCGGGCCGTGTAGGCGCGGGTAACATTGCCGGTGTCGGCATCGCCGTGACCCTCGGCGGCCCCGGTGCAGTGTTCTGGATGTGGGTGACCGCCCTGGTCGGCATGTCCAGCAGCCTGATCGAATGCTCGCTGGGCCAGTTGTACAAGCGTCGCGACGCTGAAGGCCAACTGCGCGGTGGCCCGTCCTTCTATATGAAGCACGGCCTGGGCAAAAGCTGGATGGGCAAATTGATGGCCGTCTTGCTGCTGGTCACCTTTGGTTTTGCCTTCATGGGCCTGCAAGCGCACGCCGTGACCCACTCGCTGGAAAACGCCTTCGGCTTTAACGTCAACTACACCGGCGTGGTCATTGCCGTGCTGTTGGGCCTGGTGTTTATCGGCGGTATCAAGCGTATCGCTTCGGTCGCGGACCTGCTGGTGCCGGTCAAAACCCTGGCTTACATCGCCGTGACGGTTTACGTGATCGTGCTGCAATTCGATCAAGTGCCCGCCATGCTCGGCCACATCGTGAAAAGCGCTTTCGGCATGGACCCCGTGTTTGGCGGTCTGATCGGCAGCGCGATTGTCATGGGTGTTAAACGTGGCGTTTTCGCCAACGAAGCCGGTCTGGGTAGCGCCCCGAACGTGGCCGCGGTGGCCGACGTAGAACACCCGATTGCCCAAGGCGTGGTTCAGGCGTTCAGCGTATTCCTCGACACCTTCGTGATCTGCACCTGCACCGCGTTGCTGATTCTGCTGTCCGGCTTCTATACCCCGGGCTTTGAAGGCGACGGCATTGCCCTCACCCAAAACTCGCTGGCCGCTGTCGTCGGCGAATGGGGCCGGGTATTCATCAGCGTGGCACTGGCGTTGTTCGTGTTCACCTCGATGCTCTACAACTACTACCTGGGCGAAAACAACCTGCGCTTCCTGGTTGGGGAAAGCCGCAAAGCGCTGTTGGGCTATCGCGCCTTGGTGTTGGCGCTGATTGTGTGGGGCTCGATTGAGAACCTGCAAACCGTCTTCGCCTTCGCAGACATCACCATGACCCTGCTGGCCTTCGTCAACCTGATCGCCTTGGCGATGCTGTTCAAGATTTGCATGCGCGTGCTCAAGGACTACGACGACCAGCGCCGCGCAGGGATCAAGACACCCGTGTTCGATTCCAGTAAATTCCCGGATCTGGATCTGGACTTAAAAGCTTGGCCGCCTCTGCCACCGGCCAAGACCGAAGACACAAAACGCTAA
- a CDS encoding asparaginase produces the protein MTATHHIAQRVMVLYTGGTIGMQASANGLAPASGFEARMSDYLASQPQLRVPQWRFREMSPLIDSANMTPAYWLRLRAAILEAVEQDGCDSVLVLHGTDTLAYSAAAMCFQLLGLQAPVLFTGSMLPAGVPDSDAWPNVSGALSALGQGQPHGVQLYFHGELLAPTRCAKVRSFGHHPFVALKRNGGGTKAESLPLALTYQQPKQEASVGVLPLVPGIGAAQLDAILGSGIQALVLECFGSGTGPSDNPAFLSSLQQAYEKDIVVVAITQCHEGGVELDVYEAGSRLRGVGVLSGGGMTREAAFGKLNALLGSGLPVTDVRRLVELDLCGELA, from the coding sequence ATGACAGCCACTCATCACATTGCCCAGCGCGTCATGGTGCTCTACACCGGCGGCACCATTGGCATGCAAGCCAGCGCCAACGGCCTTGCCCCTGCATCTGGCTTTGAAGCCCGCATGAGCGACTACCTGGCCAGCCAACCGCAACTGCGCGTACCACAGTGGCGTTTTCGCGAGATGAGCCCGCTGATCGACAGCGCCAACATGACGCCCGCCTACTGGCTTCGACTGCGCGCAGCGATCCTCGAAGCCGTCGAACAGGATGGCTGCGATTCGGTATTGGTCCTGCACGGCACCGATACGTTGGCTTACAGCGCAGCCGCCATGTGCTTCCAGCTACTGGGCTTGCAAGCCCCCGTACTTTTTACCGGCTCCATGTTGCCTGCGGGCGTGCCCGACAGCGACGCCTGGCCAAACGTCAGCGGCGCATTAAGTGCTTTGGGCCAAGGCCAGCCTCATGGCGTGCAACTGTACTTCCACGGCGAACTGCTGGCCCCGACTCGCTGCGCCAAAGTGCGCAGCTTCGGCCACCACCCGTTTGTTGCGCTCAAGCGCAACGGTGGCGGCACAAAGGCCGAATCCTTGCCGCTCGCACTGACGTATCAACAGCCCAAGCAAGAAGCCAGCGTCGGTGTATTGCCGCTGGTGCCGGGGATCGGTGCCGCACAACTGGATGCCATTCTGGGCAGCGGTATTCAGGCCCTGGTGCTGGAGTGTTTCGGCAGCGGCACCGGCCCCAGCGACAACCCGGCGTTTCTGTCTAGCCTGCAACAGGCGTACGAAAAAGACATCGTGGTCGTCGCCATTACCCAATGCCACGAAGGCGGTGTGGAACTGGATGTGTACGAAGCAGGCAGCCGCTTGCGTGGGGTTGGTGTGCTCTCGGGTGGCGGCATGACCCGCGAAGCAGCGTTCGGCAAACTGAATGCATTGCTGGGCTCAGGCTTGCCAGTTACAGATGTGCGCCGCTTGGTCGAATTGGACCTGTGCGGCGAGTTGGCCTAA
- a CDS encoding AraC family transcriptional regulator, translated as MLHSHLTTLNAVSLVLSTFKAEGLPSEALLAGSGIRAADLSRADIRITTNQEMRVCANAVALRREIGLELGRRMHVSSYGMLGYALLTSATLGDALRLAIRYPALLGTLFELSLAVDGDQVWFCADQYHEDPQLAVFNAQLCMVSLKVICEDLIGQSLPLVAARFAHSKPDYHARYEHTFNCPRQFEAPDNAFAFAKQWLDHPLPLADAITHQAMAERCRKQNLEFTGRQTWLSRIRQLLAAQLHAAPGLEGLAEQMNCSPRTLRRHLHDAGCSYQGLLDELRFERAKLLLHETEWPIYRIADTLGFSETASFRHAFVRWSGVSPSQFRA; from the coding sequence ATGCTGCATTCACACCTCACCACACTTAATGCGGTTTCGCTGGTGCTCAGCACCTTCAAAGCCGAAGGCTTGCCCAGCGAAGCCCTGCTAGCAGGCAGCGGCATACGGGCCGCGGACTTGAGCCGCGCAGACATTCGCATCACCACCAATCAAGAAATGCGCGTGTGCGCCAACGCCGTGGCCCTGCGGCGTGAAATCGGCCTGGAACTGGGGCGCCGCATGCATGTGTCGTCCTACGGCATGCTGGGTTACGCCCTACTCACCAGTGCCACCTTAGGTGACGCTTTGCGCTTGGCCATACGCTACCCGGCACTGCTGGGAACACTGTTTGAGCTGAGCCTGGCAGTCGACGGGGATCAGGTCTGGTTCTGCGCTGACCAGTACCACGAAGACCCGCAGCTGGCCGTGTTCAATGCGCAATTGTGCATGGTGTCACTCAAAGTCATTTGCGAAGACCTGATCGGGCAATCGTTGCCGTTAGTGGCCGCACGCTTCGCTCATAGCAAGCCGGACTACCACGCGCGCTACGAACACACCTTCAATTGCCCGCGCCAGTTTGAGGCCCCCGACAACGCGTTCGCCTTTGCCAAACAGTGGCTTGATCACCCTCTGCCGCTGGCCGATGCCATCACCCACCAGGCCATGGCTGAGCGCTGCCGCAAGCAAAACCTGGAGTTCACCGGGCGCCAAACCTGGTTATCGCGCATCCGCCAACTGCTCGCCGCCCAACTGCATGCCGCGCCGGGGCTCGAAGGCCTGGCCGAACAAATGAACTGCTCGCCGCGCACCTTGCGTCGGCACCTGCATGACGCCGGGTGCAGCTATCAAGGGCTGCTCGACGAACTGCGCTTTGAGCGCGCCAAGCTGTTGCTTCACGAGACCGAATGGCCGATTTATCGAATTGCCGACACGCTGGGTTTCAGCGAAACAGCGAGCTTTCGTCATGCGTTCGTGCGGTGGAGTGGCGTGTCACCGAGCCAGTTTCGGGCATAA
- a CDS encoding histone deacetylase family protein produces the protein MLTIYSDDHHLHHGRCELIDGQLLPCFEMPSRADHILQRVQTRKLGPVQGPQDFGRDPIQRIHSEAYLDFFQGAWDRWLEHGKDGDLLPYTWPARTLRAVVPTSLHGQLGYYSFDGGAPITAGTWRAAYSAAQVALTAQAAIQNGAHSAFALCRPPGHHAASDLMGGYCYLNNAAIAAQAFLDQGHRKVAILDVDYHHGNGTQSIFYDRNDVLFTSIHGHPEAEFPFFLGYDDELGEGAGEGFNFNYPLAAGSGWDRWSAALEQACTQIERYNADVVVVSLGVDTFKNDPISQFKLDSPDYLLMGERIARLGKPTLFVMEGGYAVEEIGVNAVNVLEGFLNISKA, from the coding sequence ATGCTGACTATCTATTCTGATGATCATCATCTGCATCATGGCCGCTGTGAGTTGATCGACGGGCAATTGCTGCCTTGCTTCGAAATGCCCTCACGCGCAGACCATATTCTGCAACGGGTACAAACCCGCAAACTCGGCCCCGTGCAAGGCCCGCAGGACTTTGGCCGCGACCCGATTCAGCGTATTCACAGCGAGGCCTACCTGGATTTTTTCCAGGGCGCCTGGGACCGCTGGCTCGAACATGGCAAAGACGGCGACCTGCTCCCGTACACGTGGCCGGCCCGTACTCTGCGCGCCGTTGTCCCCACCAGCCTGCATGGCCAGTTGGGTTATTACAGCTTTGACGGTGGCGCACCGATTACCGCGGGCACCTGGCGCGCAGCCTACAGCGCAGCACAAGTCGCACTGACCGCGCAGGCTGCCATCCAGAACGGCGCACATAGTGCATTTGCGCTGTGCCGTCCGCCGGGCCATCACGCGGCCAGCGATTTGATGGGCGGCTATTGCTACCTCAACAACGCCGCCATTGCGGCACAAGCGTTCCTTGATCAGGGCCACCGCAAGGTCGCCATCCTCGACGTGGACTACCACCACGGCAACGGCACGCAGTCGATTTTTTATGATCGCAATGACGTGCTGTTCACCTCGATCCACGGCCACCCCGAAGCTGAGTTCCCGTTCTTTCTGGGCTACGACGATGAGCTCGGGGAAGGCGCGGGCGAAGGCTTCAACTTCAACTACCCGCTGGCCGCCGGTTCAGGCTGGGATCGCTGGAGCGCTGCCCTTGAGCAGGCTTGCACCCAGATCGAACGCTACAACGCCGACGTAGTGGTGGTTTCGCTCGGCGTGGACACCTTCAAGAACGACCCAATTTCGCAGTTCAAGCTCGACAGCCCGGACTACCTGCTCATGGGCGAGCGCATTGCGCGCTTGGGTAAACCGACCCTGTTCGTGATGGAAGGCGGCTACGCGGTCGAAGAAATCGGCGTAAACGCAGTCAACGTGCTGGAAGGGTTTTTGAACATTTCCAAGGCGTAA
- a CDS encoding PLP-dependent aminotransferase family protein, producing MPDSALSIAFNPAGIELDPKKGLSAQLYQALRQRVLDGRLNSGSRLPASRDLAAALGVSRNSVVRAYDQLYAEGFIEGRVGDGTYVARLPEKALPLKKLSTNLSTGFSTSLPTGLSTKMGDLPVITSSKVIHSSALGRVVQHPLPLPAKGAPRAFRVGVPAYDLFPFEVWSKLQAAFWRKPDLHYLCYGDPAGEQRLRELIAVYLRTSRGLSCSPEQILITSGAQQGISLCAQLLVEPGRGVAVENPGYRAAAQAFAIAGAHVQGVAVDQEGMDCAALAGLNDCTLAYVTPSHQYPTGVTMSLARRLELLAWAEREQGWIVEDDYDGEYRYSGAPLAPLAALDRQGRVIYVGTFGKVAFPALRLGYVVLPPALVEPFAQRRALDMRHSEVSTQVVMAEFMAAGHFQRHIRRMRRAALARRNALLADWPTDVCGLGVAPCVVAGLHLTVPVSSYEREQTLLAQAEQVGVEINGLSRYWLDDSIEPVDKRAGLVLGFAAVPEADIKAALGRLRKVWR from the coding sequence ATGCCTGATTCAGCGTTGTCCATTGCTTTCAATCCGGCCGGAATCGAGCTGGACCCTAAAAAAGGCTTGAGCGCTCAGCTGTATCAGGCGCTGCGCCAACGGGTGCTCGACGGTCGGCTCAACAGTGGTTCGCGGCTGCCAGCCAGTCGCGACCTGGCGGCAGCACTTGGGGTTTCGCGCAACAGCGTGGTGCGCGCTTACGATCAGCTCTATGCCGAGGGTTTTATCGAGGGTCGGGTCGGGGATGGGACCTATGTGGCTCGATTGCCTGAAAAAGCATTACCGCTGAAAAAGTTGTCCACCAACTTATCCACAGGGTTTTCAACAAGCTTACCCACAGGGTTATCCACAAAAATGGGTGATTTACCTGTGATTACATCCAGTAAAGTTATCCACAGCTCGGCATTGGGGAGGGTTGTTCAGCACCCATTACCGTTGCCCGCCAAGGGGGCGCCACGGGCGTTTCGGGTGGGGGTTCCGGCCTATGATTTGTTCCCGTTTGAGGTCTGGAGCAAGCTCCAGGCGGCTTTTTGGCGCAAGCCAGATTTGCACTATCTGTGCTACGGCGACCCGGCAGGCGAACAGCGGCTGCGAGAATTAATTGCTGTCTATTTGCGTACGTCGCGTGGTTTATCGTGCTCGCCTGAGCAAATTTTGATCACCAGCGGCGCACAGCAAGGAATTAGCCTTTGTGCACAGTTGCTGGTAGAGCCGGGACGGGGTGTTGCTGTGGAAAACCCAGGCTATCGCGCAGCGGCTCAAGCCTTTGCGATTGCAGGGGCTCATGTACAGGGTGTGGCGGTCGATCAGGAAGGCATGGATTGTGCGGCGCTGGCGGGGTTAAACGATTGCACGCTGGCCTACGTGACCCCCTCGCATCAGTACCCGACAGGCGTGACGATGAGCCTGGCTCGGCGCCTTGAATTGCTGGCGTGGGCCGAGCGCGAACAGGGCTGGATTGTCGAAGACGACTACGATGGCGAGTACCGTTATTCGGGGGCGCCATTGGCTCCGCTGGCGGCATTGGACCGTCAGGGTCGGGTGATTTACGTGGGCACTTTCGGCAAGGTGGCATTTCCAGCGTTGCGCCTGGGTTATGTGGTACTGCCGCCAGCCTTGGTGGAGCCATTTGCTCAGCGGCGTGCGTTGGACATGCGCCATTCGGAGGTCAGCACTCAAGTGGTGATGGCTGAGTTCATGGCGGCGGGGCATTTTCAGCGGCATATCCGTCGCATGCGCCGTGCTGCGCTGGCGCGGCGCAACGCCTTGCTGGCGGATTGGCCGACCGATGTTTGTGGATTGGGCGTGGCACCGTGCGTTGTGGCGGGCTTGCACTTGACTGTGCCGGTCAGCAGTTATGAGCGCGAGCAGACCTTGCTGGCGCAGGCTGAACAGGTTGGGGTTGAGATCAACGGTTTAAGCCGCTATTGGCTGGACGACTCGATTGAGCCTGTGGATAAACGCGCGGGGCTGGTGCTGGGGTTTGCAGCGGTGCCGGAGGCTGACATCAAGGCAGCGTTGGGGCGGTTGAGAAAAGTGTGGCGATGA
- a CDS encoding FMN-binding negative transcriptional regulator — MYVPRAFAENDTATLHEQMQATPLPVLITHGSQGLIASHVPLLLNPDEGTHGTLYGHLARANPHWQALAEGAEALVIFAGEQAYISPSFYPSKAVDGKSVPTWNYLAVHAYGQAEVFDDAERLLALVSRLSSKHEANRPAPWAVSDAPRDYIDSMLKAIVGFSLPISRLIGKRKLSQNRSAADQIGVRDGLLANSNSHDHALAHLMAKE, encoded by the coding sequence ATGTACGTTCCCCGCGCCTTTGCTGAAAACGACACCGCCACCTTGCATGAACAGATGCAAGCCACCCCCTTGCCCGTGCTGATTACCCACGGCAGCCAAGGCCTGATCGCCAGCCATGTTCCGCTGCTGCTCAACCCGGACGAAGGCACCCACGGCACGTTATACGGGCATCTGGCGCGGGCGAATCCACATTGGCAGGCATTGGCCGAAGGGGCCGAGGCGCTGGTGATTTTTGCGGGCGAACAGGCCTACATCAGCCCGTCTTTCTATCCGAGCAAAGCGGTGGACGGTAAATCGGTGCCCACCTGGAACTACCTCGCCGTTCACGCATACGGCCAGGCCGAGGTGTTCGATGACGCCGAGCGCCTGCTGGCATTGGTCAGCCGACTGAGCAGCAAGCATGAAGCCAATCGGCCAGCCCCCTGGGCGGTCAGCGACGCTCCCCGCGATTACATCGACAGCATGCTCAAGGCCATTGTGGGTTTCAGCCTTCCCATCTCGCGACTTATCGGTAAACGCAAACTCAGCCAAAACCGCAGCGCGGCCGACCAGATCGGTGTGCGTGACGGCCTGTTGGCCAACAGCAATTCACACGACCACGCACTCGCCCACTTAATGGCTAAGGAATAG
- a CDS encoding GNAT family N-acetyltransferase, translating to MAQHLQIKPATAADHDQWLPLWQAYLTFYKTELPAEVSQSTWQRFLDPAEPTHLAIAWLGDRAVGIVQFIYHRSNWSMGNSCYLQDLFVSPDVRGTGAGRLLIEHVYAQARDKHCAKVHWLTQETNATAIQLYERIAERPGFIQFRKALS from the coding sequence ATGGCTCAGCACCTACAGATCAAACCCGCCACCGCCGCCGATCACGACCAGTGGCTGCCGCTCTGGCAGGCGTACCTGACGTTCTACAAAACCGAACTGCCCGCCGAAGTCAGCCAATCCACTTGGCAGCGTTTTCTCGACCCGGCCGAACCGACCCACCTGGCCATTGCCTGGCTGGGCGACAGGGCTGTGGGCATCGTGCAGTTCATTTATCACCGCTCCAACTGGAGCATGGGTAACTCCTGCTACCTTCAAGACTTGTTTGTCAGCCCCGACGTGCGCGGCACGGGTGCCGGCCGCCTGTTGATCGAGCACGTTTACGCCCAGGCTCGCGACAAGCACTGCGCCAAGGTTCATTGGTTGACCCAGGAAACCAACGCCACCGCGATCCAACTCTACGAGCGCATTGCCGAACGCCCTGGCTTTATCCAGTTTCGCAAAGCCTTGTCATAA
- a CDS encoding GNAT family protein gives MPQSLEHWQPAKRPHNQVLEGRYIRLEKLDPQRHGDDLWLALEGPEGDPKLWDYLACGPFTERAAFDEWLNSNAASLDPYFYTVIDKANGQAQGLLSLMSIVPEHGRIEIGHVTFGAPMQRSPKSTEAAYLLAKESFALGNRRLEWKCNNENARSKRTAVRLGYTYEGVFRQHMVAKGKNRDTTWYSIISTEWPAIATGFEKWLALDNQPKSGQIKTLEECRAIAD, from the coding sequence ATGCCTCAATCTCTAGAACACTGGCAGCCCGCCAAGCGCCCGCACAATCAGGTACTTGAGGGGCGTTACATTCGTCTGGAAAAGCTAGACCCACAGCGTCATGGCGATGATTTATGGCTAGCCTTGGAAGGGCCTGAAGGCGATCCCAAACTCTGGGACTACCTGGCCTGCGGCCCTTTCACAGAACGCGCGGCATTTGATGAGTGGCTCAACAGCAATGCCGCCAGCCTCGACCCGTACTTCTACACCGTCATCGACAAAGCCAATGGTCAGGCGCAAGGCCTGCTTAGCCTGATGTCCATCGTGCCCGAGCACGGGCGCATCGAAATCGGCCACGTCACATTCGGCGCGCCGATGCAGCGCTCACCAAAAAGTACCGAAGCCGCCTACTTGCTGGCCAAAGAATCCTTCGCACTGGGTAATCGTCGTCTGGAGTGGAAGTGCAACAACGAGAACGCCAGATCCAAGCGTACAGCAGTACGATTGGGGTACACATACGAAGGCGTCTTCCGCCAGCATATGGTCGCTAAAGGCAAGAATCGTGATACTACGTGGTACAGCATTATCAGTACGGAATGGCCCGCTATCGCGACCGGCTTTGAAAAATGGCTGGCACTGGATAACCAACCCAAAAGTGGCCAAATCAAGACGCTTGAAGAATGCAGAGCTATCGCTGATTAA
- a CDS encoding transcriptional regulator produces MTLSIDVRQLKIENIEADLARGKITLGEAVRRLRVDVTTLQQTRFAGMCKISVRTLIQIEGDEGNPTLKSLNAVFKPFGLQMGVVRRPKSF; encoded by the coding sequence ATGACCCTTAGCATTGATGTGCGCCAGTTGAAGATCGAGAACATTGAGGCTGATTTGGCTCGGGGCAAGATCACGTTAGGCGAGGCGGTGAGGCGATTGAGGGTTGATGTCACCACGTTGCAGCAAACCCGATTTGCCGGGATGTGCAAAATCTCGGTTCGCACCTTGATCCAAATCGAGGGCGACGAAGGTAATCCAACACTCAAATCCCTGAATGCAGTCTTCAAGCCTTTTGGCTTGCAGATGGGCGTGGTTCGTCGACCAAAAAGTTTTTAA
- a CDS encoding HipA domain-containing protein, whose protein sequence is MFQLTLQLYGAGQWQDAMTLAFPEPEKGLRGPCRFGYKQDYLVENLHAIDRPFSASVSACVPLDWDARHSKEAPAFLHDIAPAGAAKKILTRQIGREKPEGLDIDLFLLGRSTPAPIGHLRVKESFERLDKSAPIGFARQEVIARDNGFLEYAHEQGAAIGGATGAGGEAPKLLMAEGADGLLYPDATLVDARVKQHWFIKFSRNQALERDQAILRSEYLYYKALHTLGIDTVPAQGLAWEEGRKPSLWMQRFDRRVTAQGVERLAVESVYSLAQVTEAGSDMSHLEVIELLAALWKRAGQQAQIPDLVAEYLRRDLLNKILGNSDNHGRNTAIIREADSFRLAPIYDLAPMVMDDEDITRTTKWGADVERAGQINWRAACELLSAIIAPDLAFERLRHDALQLLALPDVLSASGLPDLTMNHPQIALKNLQQRLQEWGLK, encoded by the coding sequence ATGTTCCAGTTAACCCTTCAGCTCTACGGCGCTGGCCAGTGGCAGGATGCTATGACGCTGGCTTTTCCTGAGCCGGAAAAAGGTCTGAGAGGGCCTTGCCGCTTTGGGTACAAGCAGGATTATTTAGTGGAAAACCTGCACGCCATAGATCGCCCTTTTTCAGCCTCAGTGAGTGCATGTGTACCACTTGATTGGGATGCTCGGCACAGCAAAGAGGCGCCAGCTTTTCTGCATGACATTGCACCCGCAGGTGCTGCTAAAAAAATTCTGACTCGGCAAATAGGTCGCGAAAAGCCCGAAGGACTTGATATAGACCTATTTCTGCTGGGGCGCAGCACGCCTGCTCCGATTGGTCATCTTCGAGTAAAGGAGTCGTTTGAAAGACTGGATAAAAGTGCGCCCATTGGTTTTGCCCGCCAGGAAGTGATTGCTCGCGACAACGGCTTCCTTGAGTACGCACACGAGCAAGGTGCTGCGATTGGTGGTGCCACGGGGGCGGGAGGTGAGGCGCCCAAGCTGTTGATGGCAGAGGGCGCTGATGGTTTGTTGTACCCGGATGCCACGCTTGTCGATGCTCGTGTTAAGCAGCACTGGTTTATAAAGTTTTCCCGCAATCAAGCGCTTGAGCGCGATCAGGCCATTTTGCGCAGCGAGTATCTTTACTACAAAGCGCTGCATACGCTGGGTATCGATACTGTCCCGGCGCAAGGTCTGGCATGGGAAGAGGGGCGTAAGCCGAGTCTGTGGATGCAGCGCTTTGATCGCAGGGTTACGGCTCAGGGGGTAGAGCGGCTGGCGGTGGAGTCGGTTTACTCATTAGCCCAAGTGACCGAGGCTGGCAGTGACATGAGCCACCTTGAAGTGATCGAGTTATTGGCAGCGTTGTGGAAGCGGGCGGGGCAGCAGGCGCAAATCCCAGATTTGGTGGCTGAATATTTGCGTCGCGATCTATTGAATAAAATCTTGGGCAACAGCGATAACCATGGACGCAATACCGCGATCATTCGTGAGGCGGACTCATTTCGTTTGGCTCCGATCTACGACTTGGCGCCCATGGTGATGGATGATGAAGACATTACCCGTACCACCAAGTGGGGCGCAGATGTTGAGAGAGCAGGGCAGATTAATTGGCGGGCCGCCTGTGAGTTGCTGAGCGCGATTATTGCGCCAGATTTGGCCTTTGAGCGCTTGCGCCACGATGCGCTGCAATTATTGGCGTTGCCTGACGTGCTTAGCGCCAGTGGCTTGCCTGACCTAACGATGAATCACCCGCAAATTGCGCTTAAAAATCTGCAACAACGCTTACAAGAATGGGGCCTCAAATGA